One stretch of Armigeres subalbatus isolate Guangzhou_Male chromosome 2, GZ_Asu_2, whole genome shotgun sequence DNA includes these proteins:
- the LOC134208904 gene encoding uncharacterized protein LOC134208904: protein MVNRRLREKLEADGRFDYRQHDFRPGYGTSTYFANLDSVLPEAYEEGKHVDIVSLDIAKAFNRTWTLLVLRKLQYWGITGNMLAFVKKTSSPDEPCKCILAAQHQTSALKRLTFPKGRS from the coding sequence ATGGTCAATCGGCGACTTAGGGAGAAACTGGAAGCCGATGGAAGGTTTGACTACCGTCAACACGATTTTCGCCCAGGCTATGGCACCAGCACATACTTTGCCAACCTGGACAGTGTGCTCCCAGAAGCGTACGAGGAAGGCAAGCATGTTGACATTGTGTCACTCGATATCGCCAAGGCTTTTAACCGGACCTGGACCCTTTTGGTCCTTAGAAAACTACAATACTGGGGTATCACAGGCAACATGCTTGctttcgtaaaaaaaacttcctCACCCGACGAACCTTGCAAGTGCATATTGGCGGCACAGCATCAGACGAGTGCCCTGAAGAGACTGACGTTCCCCAAGGGTCGATCCTAG